One genomic segment of Calliopsis andreniformis isolate RMS-2024a unplaced genomic scaffold, iyCalAndr_principal scaffold0051, whole genome shotgun sequence includes these proteins:
- the LOC143187565 gene encoding uncharacterized protein LOC143187565, whose product MGTIKPTKREFLRIIMSVYDPLGFLSPFTLNAKILMQEVWRSGIGWDHQLRDDEQIGWLSWLKGLMNIKNCRVPRCYVPAGFHYGDTQIHVFCDASLKGYAAVAYLRVATESGTRVALVMAKTRVAPLKPLSVPRLELQAALLGARLAKTVTEELKIDVNRRYLWSDSITVIRWIKSEPRIRQVFVAHRLGEIGELTLSSEWRWVPSRLNPADDATRWSSEALDPAGRWFVGPEFLQLAESNWPTDRPIDEAEKIAIDGMELRKAQVYVTHSAEYEIPLVAKFLGWPGLLVVARRVRAAFNRWKGKAQAQITVETVSEAENYWYRVIQSDVFADELKALMTGKSVNKGSRIVALKPFLDAIGILRASGRVIKLADEEFCNQPIILDAKHAATRLLIQNYHRRYYHGSNNTVVNEMRQKYYIIGLRRVLRSLISKCIICRLRRAKPQNPTMSALPAGRVALGQRPFRHCGVDYFGPMLVKIGRRREKRWGVLFTCLTTRAIHLELANSLSASSAIMALQRFAARRGTPLVVYSDNGTNFKGASKELRDATKAIDTEALVDHALSKQIKWVFNPPDAPHMGGAWERLIRSVKVALNATLRNQVPSEEVLSTLLVEIEHSVNSRPLTDVSLDPRDEEALTPNHFLIGASSGEIKIKKYDLQATCLRKQWQIAQSFANAYWRRWLREYLPGLIPRAKWHETENSLENGDLVLIVDLQAPRNLWKTGTVTEVFPGADGVVRIAKVRTSAGVFTRPARKLNRLSGSSAKPPSSINSKKKEAFV is encoded by the exons ATGGGGACGATTAAACCAACTAAGCGAGAATTTCTTCGGATAATTATGTCGGTGTACGATCCATTGGGCTTCCTCTCACCATTTACGCTCAATGCGAAAATATTAATGCAGGAAGTATGGCGCAGCGGTATAGGGTGGGACCACCAACTAAGGGACGACGAACAGATAGGCTGGTTGTCGTGGCTGAAAGGCCTAATGAACATAAAGAATTGTCGGGTACCGCGTTGCTATGTACCGGCGGGATTTCATTACGGCGATACGCAGATACACGTGTTCTGTGATGCAAGCCTGAAGGGCTACGCAGCGGTCGCTTACTTGCGGGTAGCAACGGAAAGCGGGACGCGGGTGGCGCTAGTTATGGCGAAGACGAGGGTAGCACCTTTAAAACCGTTATCCGTGCCACGATTGGAACTACAGGCTGCATTGTTAGGGGCGAGGTTAGCGAAAACGGTTACGGAGGAGCTTAAGATCGACGTGAACCGACGATATTTATGGTCCGATTCCATCACAGTCATTCGGTGGATAAAGTCGGAACCGCGGATACGCCAAGTATTCGTCGCTCATCGATTAGGCGAAATTGGCGAGCTGACGTTGAGTTCAGAGTGGCGATGGGTCCCGTCCAGATTGAATCCTGCCGACGATGCGACTCGCTGGTCTAGCGAGGCCTTGGATCCTGCGGGACGTTGGTTCGTGGGCCCAGAGTTTTTGCAACTTGCGGAGTCTAATTGGCCAACGGACAGACCCATAGACGAGGCGGAGAAGATAGCAATTGACGGCATGGAGTTACGAAAAGCACAAGTGTATGTCACACACAGTGCTGAGTACGAAATTCCGCTCGTCGCGAAATTTCTGGGATGGCCAGGGTTGCTTGTAGTTGCGCGACGGGTAAGAGCGGCGTTTAATCGTTGGAAGGGAAAAGCGCAAGCGCAGATTACAGTAGAGACGGTGAGCGAGGCGGAAAACTATTGGTACCGCGTGATACAATCTGACGTTTTCGCGGATGAACTGAAGGCATTAATGACCGGAAAAAGTGTTAACAAGGGAAGCCGAATTGTAGCGTTAAAACCGTTCCTAGACGCAATTGGAATATTGAGAGCGAGTGGACGGGTAATTAAACTCGCAGACGAGGAGTTCTGCAACCAACCAATAATTTTAGACGCCAAACATGCCGCAACTAGATTGCTGATACAAAATTACCACCGACGATATTATCATGGAAGCAATAACACGGTCGTCAATGAAATGCGGCAGAAGTATTACATAATCGGTCTTAGACGCGTGCTACGCTCGTTAATAAGCAAGTGTATTATATGTCGGCTGAGGCGGGCGAAACCTCAGAACCCGACAATGTCCGCTTTGCCAGCTGGACGCGTCGCGCTTGGACAAAGACCATTTAGACACTGTGGCGTTGATTACTTTGGCCCGATGTTAGTTAAGATCGGAAGGCGTAGAGAAAAACGCTGGGGAGTACTTTTTACTTGCCTTACCACGCGAGCGATTCACTTAGAGTTGGCCAACAGTCTGAGCGCGAGCTCTGCCATTATGGCTCTGCAACGATTTGCAGCACGTAGAGGCACGCCATTAGTCGTTTATAGCGACAACGGTACGAACTTCAAGGGTGCGAGTAAAGAACTTCGGGATGCGACCAAGGCAATCGATACCGAAGCCTTGGTGGACCATGCATTAAGTAAACAAATAAAATGGGTATTTAACCCACCGGACGCGCCCCATATGGGCGGAGCATGGGAGAGGTTGATTCGGTCGGTAAAGGTGGCCCTGAATGCAACCCTGCGAAATCAAGTTCCCAGCGAGGAAGTTTTAAGCACGTTACTGGTAGAGATTGAACATTCGGTCAATTCGCGACCGCTGACAGACGTGTCCTTGGATCCGCGAGATGAGGAAGCGCTGACCCCGAATCACTTCCTCATAGGAGCATCATCCGGCGAGATAAAGATAAAGAAGTATGATCTACAAGCGACCTGCCTGAGAAAACAGTGGCAAATCGCGCAATCCTTCGCCAACGCGTACTGGCGGCGTTGGCTGCGTGAGTATCTACCCGGATTGATACCGCGTGCGAAGTGGCATGAAACAGAAAATTCTCTAGAGAACGGAGACCTGGTCCTTATCGTCGATCTGCAGGCGCCGCGAAATTTGTGGAAAACAGGGACAGTGACGGAAGTATTCCCTGGAGCGGACGGCGTAGTTAGGATCGCGAAAGTGCGCACCTCGGCGGGCGTATTCACACGACCCGCGCGAAAATTAAATAGATTAAGTGGTTCAA GTGCTAAGCCTCCTAGTTCAATTAACTCCAAGAAGAAAGAAGCATTTGtttga